The DNA region TACCGCTATCTAACAAGAATTATAAGAGGGATTGTCCAAATCTTAGTTCCAAGCCAGCTTCAAAATGAGGTTTAAAGAAAAAAGTAAAACAGTCAGGAGCTAAAGAgaacaagtatttttttttataattagtacAAAACAAAATTGttgcatataatttttttctcttttattgaaGACATAAGAGAGATGCAAATACTACCAGAGAGATACAGACAAGAGGAACAATATCTGGTTTACCTGAGAATATAGACCAAATATAAAGAAAACTCCAAGGATTTGTGATATAATAGAGAAATAATCCTGGGTTATCAGATTCAGGTGGTTCAGATATCAATTCTCTTTTGATCATTAAAATGCAGCTTTAGAGAGTAAAAGTAGGAGATTATGGATGTAGCTTACCAGAGAGAGGCGGCTGGGAGCAGCCGAGAAAGAGGATGTTTGATGTGTAGGCAATTGTGACTGTTAAGAAATGCAAAAGAagattgactaaattaatttccATTCACTATCCATTAATGTAACTTCAATTATAAACATGTTATtaggttttatttatttaattaattaattaggacTAAAGTCCCCGCCAAAAATAAAGCTACAACTCAAGCTTGAAAAATAGTTGTCTACCAGGTTACACAGAGGCAAAAATTAGTAATGCTTTCTGTTGTACAAACCCATCACTGTTTATTACTTTCTTTACTATGTATTTTGTGTTTTAACAGTCATATATTGAAACAGATGGAGTGACATTTAGTATGGATTAGTAGataaaggaaagcataaaatCCTCATATATAGTTTCATATACAGGGGGAAAACATAATCTTAAAAGGTCTAAAGCTTCAGTATGGAACATACTTTTGAATCTTTCAAGCATAATTCAGGCTGTCGAACAATGTAAATCTGGTCACCAACTGCATCTTCTTTGTAACTATCTTGATTTCGGTGCCAAGTCCATAATGCATATGTAGAATTCACCACCTGCAATAAAATATGAATGTTAAATGTTTGAGAAAAGAATAAATACCATGTTACATGAGAGTTAATGGACTTTAACTTTGTCATAAAATAATGTGAAATTGTGAATCCAATTGTAGATTATAATTACAAAAGGTGAAGTTCTTATAGCAAAGATTTTTTTGGTACTTTATATCTTTAAGATGCATCAGTAACAATAGTGACATTGGAGGAATAAACTAAATGCCCATGAAGATAGTTGCTGTTCAGAATTGAATACATAGACACATCACATAAAAATAAGACTCCAAGAATAACATCATTATGACAACATACTAAAATCATTAAATCCCTTGATTAAGCTAGCTGAACCTTAGGACTGGTCTACAATATAAATATTAAAGGAATTGCAAATAGTACTAATTAAGAATTATCAAATTGAAGCTATAGCATCATCATTAGCTAGAACTGAAATTTCCATGAGATTGGggtaaaaattttttattgattaaacaAATCATTGGAACTCCTAAAGTGACACTATCCAATATCAGATTTTgaaaaacaagaatgaaaatttCACAATATCTAAAATCAAAGAATTTACCTCAAGAATCCCATGTCCAAAACTGCTTTCTCTAAATGCGCTCCATTCAGGTTGTTTGCTCCAACAAAAGTTCCCTTTGGCAGGACCAGAGGAAAAATTCGAGTGGCAAACTGGTCCGATTTCTGGTATATTGTCTCCAGGTGAAGGACACTTTCCTGAGTCATCAGCATGATCAACATCTACTTTCTCAATATTTCCACCATCTCCAACAATTATGTAAACAGGTCCACATTTATCCAATGTGTAATTGTAAACTCTATTCATCCTCTCATAAGCATGAACCTGAGTGATGGAAAAAATGTAACACTTTTATTGAAATCATAGGAGAAAACTACATccaaatttatttaagaaaacacCATCCCAGATAATTCTTTCTAAAAGGACAAAATTCAATTgaagaggaaaaataaaaagtaaaaaatcacTTCCAAAGATATTGCATCTTCAACATTTTTCAGTGGAGAACATGTAATAAGCATCAAAACTGATATTACATATCTTAATTTCCTAACAGGGTTAAAATTAATCGATCATCATATATTCATTTGAAATTAAATATGCATAAAGTTTGCAACTACTCTTCAAACAGGTATACGCATCATATTATAAGATTTTCAAACTATTCACCTAAATTTGGCTGCCTAAAATGCAGATAGTGAACTCATTCAGACCCTCAAAGTGACAATGTGGTGCTGCAACCAATTCCCCAATCAGAACCATGACTAATTATTTTGGATTCCATTCAGATTTATATGATCATTATATGATTAGTTGAAAGATTCAACTACTTAAAACATGAGTGATaccaaaaaaatagaataaaaataaatatataaaaaaaaggagaaaaatcttgGATATTTAAACAATGGTATCAAATTACTAATAAGTTGATGTTCTACAATTGACAACAAAATAGAGTAATTTTAACTTACATGACCATAGAAAACAATGTCAACACCATATTGATAGAGAAGTGCTTCCATTTCAAATCTCATACACTCGAATTCCTGATAGTGTGAGGCATAGCTATTATACCAAGGTGGATGCCAGGCAGCTACAAGCCAAGGGGTTACACTCCGGTCGAGACTTTGCAGATCTTGCTTCAGCCATGCAAACTGTGCACCTAGATTGAAGATCCAAGTACACATAACAGGTTGTATCTacacataaattatttttcttgaaTGGTttggaaaaagggaaaaaaaattaacCCTATCAATTACCGGTACTATTATAATCAGCATATGCTCCCAGCATAATGAAGTGTATGCCCCCAGCATCAAAAGAATAATACAAGTTGCTTTTGGATCCACTTTCTTCAGCAGGGACTGCGAATCTTGTCAAATATGACTTGAATGTGATGCCATCGACTTGTGGTTCAATCTCATGATTCCCTTCAATAACCATCATTGGAATTTTTGATGTCAAAGGCTCCATAAACCTGATGTATTAAAAAGCAATGAATAAATCATAATCCGAAATTTCCTTTAACAAATGCTTTGGAGTTCGGAAATCAAGTATTTCACATGATGGATATCATTATCAACAATGTGAGGCATATACAACAACCAAGGAGAAGAAGGATTAGCTGATATCTGAGTGCTATGCTACTATACAAAGGATGGTCAATGCTTACTAGTATCTGTGAAAGAGTGGAACATATTGATGCAGAATAGGAAAGGAATAAAGTGGTAATGAATATGGATATTAGGATCATTAGGTATATAATACATCCTGAGCATAATACATATATGATCTATAAAGAACACTAAGATGTTGTTTAATCTATGTAGCCAACTCCATCTACTGGGATAAGGCACCAAGTAGTTGTTGTATGCAGATTTAGATCAAACAGGCAATTTAATAATTGGCTTACAAATTTTTTGCTTCTGTACAGTGTAGCGAAACCAAATTTACTAGCAAAACCAAATTTAAAGTGTATCAGAATCTAATTAAGTTCTATGTTGGAGAAATTTATCTCATTCTCAAATTGAAAAATCTAGTTGCATATCCAGCTAAATCTGCAAAGTGATATTTACTTTGGTTATTGTTTTGTTCAACATACAGTTGTTAGTATGCTCAGCTAAAGACTAGAATACTTATGTTTCCCGGGCATAAGTTCAAAATATCAATGTAGGTAACCTAAAGACTAGATTATATTACGTTTCCGGGGCATAAGTTCAAAATATCAATGTAGCCATGTAGGTTACCTTCCCCATGCATCCCACCGCGGCTGATACGTCTCTCTGATAGGTGCATCCGGAAATGCGCAAGAATAACAAGAAGCTCCTTTTCCACCAGTTGTCAAGTACTGATTTGCATATGTTAAGTCTCCAACCATTACGATCATGGAAGGATCATTGTAAGTTAAGTGATCAATAGTTGTGCTAGAATTGCTTGTGAGGCCCAAATCTCCAATaactgcaattcggctgggataaTTGTTTGGACTAGGCCTCGGAAAAGTCTCAAAAACATGCTCTTGACTCATAGCTGGAATAGAGCTATCCCCACATTTGTAATAGTATCTGATTCCTGGTTCAAGGCCTATGCAAGAAAGAAATTTCTTTGAAGTACTTTGGCAAACTGAATAACACATTGGATTCATAGCACTTGTTCACTTGTAATATTCCTTTTGCTATCATATTCAACGATCatcacaaaaatattatattgtgCATCTTCATAAATGAGTACCATAAAACATTTCATGTTCTCATAAATATTACTTCAAATGTGTTCCAACATATGATGGGATTGAGATATGCTAGATGATATGATGCAAAATACTTCACTTTTACTCACATATATGTATCTATTTGCGCCAAATATTGTTATCTTAAGCTTCTTAAATTTGTGAATAATTTTGTAAGTATTGTACTGTTTTGTGTTCAATACTCATATTCTTATTCGCAAAACATAGAATAGAAGATATCATTAGAACAAGCATAATATATGAAGAATGGATCAAGATCCTCTAGGGTGAGGAAGTTGATAAAGTGATAAAGTGAGGAGTTAATCACTCTTAAATTAAGATAGTGGGGTACACATTTTATGGAAGTTACAAAATCAATGATGATTAACCCTTCAACTTTACTGCTTTACCAACTTCCttactttagaggatccaaattcatgaagaatagatGTTTCAGAATGCATAGAATACATAAAGAAGCAACTCTGATAGACCATACAAACAGAACACCATAGTTGAAAGAATCTTATAAAAGGAATATACTTTCTACTAGTTCATTATACAAGTAAATACTTCTAAGTTCTATCCAATAATTGACTATAGTTTTGGTACCAAACAAGCACTATCATCAACCATTGAAGATTGTAATGAGATTAAAACAGCAAGAAATTGAAAAGTACCTTTGAGTTTGACATGGTGAATAATGCCAGAGGTGTAGTTCCAAAGGCCTTCAAAGGGGTAGAATTGGTTATAAACAAGTGAATCACCTTTCGCAACACTTGTGTACTTGCCACTCTCTTTACCATACCACACCTCACTTTTAACAGATGCAGGATCAACTGGCGTCACATTAAGACCAATCTGTGCATCCCCTTAACCAAAAGGGCAAAACCATCCCATTAACAACTTTATGTTCTATTATAACgacgacaacaacaacaacaacaacaaagctttATCACTAGGTAGGGTGAGCTACATGGATCAAACGATGTCATGGAGCCCTATTATGTATCATGTCTATAATGAGACTCTTTTGACTACCTTGTGTATGCTTTATTATGACATTatcataaaagaaattaaaaaatatataaaaagtattTCAGATAGACTATAACCAACACCGAGGTTGAAGTTGGTCGAGTGGTAGGCAAGCTCATCCCAATCCTAGTGAAATATTGATTTCGAGTCTTTGAGATTGGAAAAATCTTATGTAGGGAGTTGGGAGGAGTAACCACACTTCTTTGAATTGGATTGTTCAAATTTCATATAATAGCATCTAGATACCGGCGACAAAGATAAACTATACTATTATGTTTTAGCCTATCAAATTTGATCATACATGAGACATGTAGATAGATGTCAGAAGAATCCACACTCTTAACAATGTAACACTACATGATTAGATTAGATGACTGTATAAATTCATGAAAATTAAGCTAACTCTAAGAAACTAATAACTAAACTAGCTAGTTAAGTTAACCCTATCCATGAATTTTCTTCTCTGATTCAGCCATCATAATCATAACATAAGAGTTCAGAAACAAAACGTTCCTATAATAATTCTTATCCCTAATCACTATTCTAAGGAGCAAGAACACAAAAAAGCGAAACCCTAGAAACAAAATGTTACTACTGAGAAATGTGAATTGGTGAGAATGAGATAGATAAAGTACCAGTGACCCAGGATATCCACATGGAAGTTGGTGAAGAAATTGCAAGCGCAATCTGCTCCGGGAAATTCGAGGTCACGTTCTTTCTGAGCCTTGGATTGGTCATCGGCAAGTCATCACTGCCTTTTCTGAGTGACGAGTCGAACCGCCGAGTCACCGGCTCAAACGGACCGTCTAAGGTGGTGGGTATCGGTGGCACTGCAACTGCCACCTTCATGCTGGTGAAAATGTTGATCACCAAAACTATTATGGTGGAagccattttcattttcattgtcTTGTGTTGGATCCTATGCGGATACTGATTCATTAACTTACAAGACTTGAGTTTGAAGCTATAATTTAATGATGCTGGTGTTGGTTCTAATGTGATGTGAGAGTCATAG from Arachis hypogaea cultivar Tifrunner chromosome 10, arahy.Tifrunner.gnm2.J5K5, whole genome shotgun sequence includes:
- the LOC112716443 gene encoding purple acid phosphatase 23 isoform X1, encoding MNQYPHRIQHKTMKMKMASTIIVLVINIFTSMKVAVAVPPIPTTLDGPFEPVTRRFDSSLRKGSDDLPMTNPRLRKNVTSNFPEQIALAISSPTSMWISWVTGDAQIGLNVTPVDPASVKSEVWYGKESGKYTSVAKGDSLVYNQFYPFEGLWNYTSGIIHHVKLKGLEPGIRYYYKCGDSSIPAMSQEHVFETFPRPSPNNYPSRIAVIGDLGLTSNSSTTIDHLTYNDPSMIVMVGDLTYANQYLTTGGKGASCYSCAFPDAPIRETYQPRWDAWGRFMEPLTSKIPMMVIEGNHEIEPQVDGITFKSYLTRFAVPAEESGSKSNLYYSFDAGGIHFIMLGAYADYNSTGAQFAWLKQDLQSLDRSVTPWLVAAWHPPWYNSYASHYQEFECMRFEMEALLYQYGVDIVFYGHVHAYERMNRVYNYTLDKCGPVYIIVGDGGNIEKVDVDHADDSGKCPSPGDNIPEIGPVCHSNFSSGPAKGNFCWSKQPEWSAFRESSFGHGILEVVNSTYALWTWHRNQDSYKEDAVGDQIYIVRQPELCLKDSKSQLPTHQTSSFSAAPSRLSLDYFSIISQILGVFFIFGLYSQVNQILFLLSVSLCWLGTKIWTIPLIILVR
- the LOC112716443 gene encoding purple acid phosphatase 23 isoform X5, whose product is MNQYPHRIQHKTMKMKMASTIIVLVINIFTSMKVAVAVPPIPTTLDGPFEPVTRRFDSSLRKGSDDLPMTNPRLRKNVTSNFPEQIALAISSPTSMWISWVTGDAQIGLNVTPVDPASVKSEVWYGKESGKYTSVAKGDSLVYNQFYPFEGLWNYTSGIIHHVKLKGLEPGIRYYYKCGDSSIPAMSQEHVFETFPRPSPNNYPSRIAVIGDLGLTSNSSTTIDHLTYNDPSMIVMVGDLTYANQYLTTGGKGASCYSCAFPDAPIRETYQPRWDAWGRFMEPLTSKIPMMVIEGNHEIEPQVDGITFKSYLTRFAVPAEESGSKSNLYYSFDAGGIHFIMLGAYADYNSTGAQFAWLKQDLQSLDRSVTPWLVAAWHPPWYNSYASHYQEFECMRFEMEALLYQYGVDIVFYGHVHAYERMNRVYNYTLDKCGPVYIIVGDGGNIEKVDVDHADDSGKCPSPGDNIPEIGPVCHSNFSSGPAKGNFCWSKQPEWSAFRESSFGHGILEVVNSTYALWTWHRNQDSYKEDAVGDQIYIVRQPELCLKDSKSQLPTHQTSSFSAAPSRLSLLAWN
- the LOC112716443 gene encoding purple acid phosphatase 23 isoform X2, which produces MNQYPHRIQHKTMKMKMASTIIVLVINIFTSMKVAVAVPPIPTTLDGPFEPVTRRFDSSLRKGSDDLPMTNPRLRKNVTSNFPEQIALAISSPTSMWISWVTGDAQIGLNVTPVDPASVKSEVWYGKESGKYTSVAKGDSLVYNQFYPFEGLWNYTSGIIHHVKLKGLEPGIRYYYKCGDSSIPAMSQEHVFETFPRPSPNNYPSRIAVIGDLGLTSNSSTTIDHLTYNDPSMIVMVGDLTYANQYLTTGGKGASCYSCAFPDAPIRETYQPRWDAWGRFMEPLTSKIPMMVIEGNHEIEPQVDGITFKSYLTRFAVPAEESGSKSNLYYSFDAGGIHFIMLGAYADYNSTGAQFAWLKQDLQSLDRSVTPWLVAAWHPPWYNSYASHYQEFECMRFEMEALLYQYGVDIVFYGHVHAYERMNRVYNYTLDKCGPVYIIVGDGGNIEKVDVDHADDSGKCPSPGDNIPEIGPVCHSNFSSGPAKGNFCWSKQPEWSAFRESSFGHGILEVVNSTYALWTWHRNQDSYKEDAVGDQIYIVRQPELCLKDSKSQLPTHQTSSFSAAPSRLSLDYFSIISQILGVFFIFGLYSQVNQILFLLSVSLW
- the LOC112716443 gene encoding purple acid phosphatase 23 isoform X4 produces the protein MNQYPHRIQHKTMKMKMASTIIVLVINIFTSMKVAVAVPPIPTTLDGPFEPVTRRFDSSLRKGSDDLPMTNPRLRKNVTSNFPEQIALAISSPTSMWISWVTGDAQIGLNVTPVDPASVKSEVWYGKESGKYTSVAKGDSLVYNQFYPFEGLWNYTSGIIHHVKLKGLEPGIRYYYKCGDSSIPAMSQEHVFETFPRPSPNNYPSRIAVIGDLGLTSNSSTTIDHLTYNDPSMIVMVGDLTYANQYLTTGGKGASCYSCAFPDAPIRETYQPRWDAWGRFMEPLTSKIPMMVIEGNHEIEPQVDGITFKSYLTRFAVPAEESGSKSNLYYSFDAGGIHFIMLGAYADYNSTGAQFAWLKQDLQSLDRSVTPWLVAAWHPPWYNSYASHYQEFECMRFEMEALLYQYGVDIVFYGHVHAYERMNRVYNYTLDKCGPVYIIVGDGGNIEKVDVDHADDSGKCPSPGDNIPEIGPVCHSNFSSGPAKGNFCWSKQPEWSAFRESSFGHGILEVVNSTYALWTWHRNQDSYKEDAVGDQIYIVRQPELCLKDSKSQLPTHQTSSFSAAPSRLSLDYFSIISQILGVFFIFGLYSQLAWN
- the LOC112716443 gene encoding purple acid phosphatase 23 isoform X3, which encodes MNQYPHRIQHKTMKMKMASTIIVLVINIFTSMKVAVAVPPIPTTLDGPFEPVTRRFDSSLRKGSDDLPMTNPRLRKNVTSNFPEQIALAISSPTSMWISWVTGDAQIGLNVTPVDPASVKSEVWYGKESGKYTSVAKGDSLVYNQFYPFEGLWNYTSGIIHHVKLKGLEPGIRYYYKCGDSSIPAMSQEHVFETFPRPSPNNYPSRIAVIGDLGLTSNSSTTIDHLTYNDPSMIVMVGDLTYANQYLTTGGKGASCYSCAFPDAPIRETYQPRWDAWGRFMEPLTSKIPMMVIEGNHEIEPQVDGITFKSYLTRFAVPAEESGSKSNLYYSFDAGGIHFIMLGAYADYNSTGAQFAWLKQDLQSLDRSVTPWLVAAWHPPWYNSYASHYQEFECMRFEMEALLYQYGVDIVFYGHVHAYERMNRVYNYTLDKCGPVYIIVGDGGNIEKVDVDHADDSGKCPSPGDNIPEIGPVCHSNFSSGPAKGNFCWSKQPEWSAFRESSFGHGILEVVNSTYALWTWHRNQDSYKEDAVGDQIYIVRQPELCLKDSKSQLPTHQTSSFSAAPSRLSLVNQILFLLSVSLCWLGTKIWTIPLIILVR